In Camelus bactrianus isolate YW-2024 breed Bactrian camel chromosome 34, ASM4877302v1, whole genome shotgun sequence, one genomic interval encodes:
- the ETFRF1 gene encoding electron transfer flavoprotein regulatory factor 1 codes for MKMANSLRGEVLNLYKNLLYLGRDYPKGADYFKRRLKNVFLKNKDVKDPEKIRELIGRGKFVMKELEALYFLRKYRAMKQRYYSDTN; via the exons ATGAAAATGGCTAATTCTTTAAGAGGAGAAGTACTGaatctttataaaaat ctgCTGTATCTTGGACGAGACTATCCAAAAGGAGCAGACTATTTTAAAAGGCGTCTGAAGaatgttttccttaaaaacaaagatgtgaagGACCCAGAGAAGATCAGAGAACTTATTGGACGGGGCAAATTTGTAATGAAAGAACTAGAAGCATTATACTTCCTTAGGAAATACAGAGCTATGAAACAACGCTATTATTCAGATACTAACTGA